A window of Actinomadura viridis genomic DNA:
CGGCCGGCGACCGGGCGCGCGTCAAGGCGCGCGACGCGGTCGGCGTGGGCGGCCGGTCGCTGACCGTGCTCCGCCGCCTCGTCTGAGGGCCCTCAGCGGCGGGCCCTCAGCGGCGGCTGACCTGGATCGCGCTCAGGAACACCAGGACGACCGTCGCCACGGCGACCGTCCCGTGCAGCAGGACGGCCGTCGCCGGGAACGCCTGCTCGGCGCCCCGCGCGTGCCGCCCGCCCCGGCCCACCAGCCACCGGGTGAACAGCACGAACCCCTGCAGGACGATCAGCAGCAGAACGCAGAAGGCCGTCCACGCGTACCCGGCCCGCCCCGTCGCCATGTAGGCCACCCACACCGCCAGCCCGAGCGCCGCCGACACCGGATGCCCCACCACGATCAGGGTCGGGAAACGCGTCACCTTCGTCGCCTGCCGGCGCAGCCCCCCGTTCGCGAGCCAGACGGCCAGCAGGTAGGTTCCGGCGATCGCGGCAAGGATCCATGCGCCGAGCGCGGCGAACTCCACTCCCCCGTTCCTCCCGGTGCGGTGCTTCACTCCGAAGGCCGTAGTGTCCCGCCGGTCGCCCGCCGGGGTGATGGGAATCGGCGGATTGCGCCACAGAACGTTATCGTTCGATGCCCGTACGTCGCCGCGCCGGTGCGGTACGGGCGGTCACGGTTCGGGCGGTCACGGTTCGGGCGGTCACGGTTCGGGCGGGCGCGTTCGGGTAGCTTGGCGGCCATGCGGATGCGGCGGCTGTCACCCGAGGCGAGCCCGGTCGATCCGGCGGAGGAGTACGCCTACCCGTCCGGCCCCGCCTCCGGCCCGGCCCGGCCGTGGCTGCGCGCCAACATGATCGCGAGCGTGGACGGGGCGGCCACCTACGACGGCCGCAGCGGCGGGCTGGGCGGCGAGACCGACCGCCGGCTGTTCTCCCTGCTGCGGGTGCTGGCGGACGCGGTGATCGTGGGCGCCGGCACGGTGCGCGCGGAGGGGTACGGCCCGGCCCGGCCCGATCCGGCGTGGGAACGGCTGCGCGCGGACCGGCCCGCGACGCCCGCGCTGGTGATCGTGTCCCGGTCGCTCCGCCTCGATCTCGACGCGCCGGTCTTCACCGCGGCCCCGCCGGACGCGCCGACGATCGTGCTGACCACCGAGACGGCCGACCCGGGACGGCTGCGGGCCGCCCGCGACCGCGCCGAGGTCGTCACCGCGGGCGACGACGACGTCGACTTCCCCACCGCGGTCGCCCTGCTGGCCGGACGCGGATACTCCCGGCTGCTCTGCGAGGGAGGGCCGCGGATCCTGTCCCAGGTGGCGGGCGCGGACCTGCTCGACGAGCTGTGCCTGACGGTCAGCCCGCTGCTGGCCGCGGGCGCCTCGCCGCGCGTCCTGGACGGGCCGCCGCTCCCGGCGCCGTCCGGGCTGCGCCTCGCCGGCGCCCTCACCGACGACGAGGACTTCCTCTTCCTGCGCTACGTGCGCAGGCGGTAGCGCAGGAACAGCACACCGTCGTCCAGGTAGACCGCGGCCGGGTCCAGCGGGACCTCGGCCGGGAGCGCGGTGAGCAGCCGCGTGTGGCGCGGGCCGCCCAGCAGGGCCGGGGCGATGTTCAGGCAGAGCTCGCCGGCCAGCCCCTCCCTGATCAGCGCGGTGGCCAGCGACGGCCCGCCCTCGCACAGCAGGCGCGGATGCTCGGCCTGGAGCGCCCGGACGGCGGCGGTGAGGTCCACGTCCCGTTCGCCCGCCGCCAGCACCCGTACGGGAGCGGGCACCGTCGCCTTCTCCGCGGCGGCCCGCGAGGTCACCACGATCGTGGGGGTCTCGGCGCGCGTGAACAGCGGCAGGGACCAGTCCAGATCCAGGGTCCGGCTCACCACGGCGATCGGGGCGGGCGGGCCGCCGCGCCGTTCCCGCAGGCCGGGGCGCAGCCGGGCGGGCCCGACCCGTCCGGTGCGGATCGTGGCCGCGCCGACCAGGATGGCGTCGGCCAGCGCCCGCAGCGTCCGGAAGACCCGGAAGTCGGCCTCGCCGCCCAGCCCGTCGGTCCAGCCCTCGGCGTCGGTGACCGAGCCGTCCACGCTCATCACCATGCCGATCCGCAGGAACGGTGCTCCCGGACGCGCGCCGCCGTACCCCTCGGCGTAGGCGTCGTACGGGTCCACATCGGCGGCGGGTTCGGGGAACAGGCGGCGCATGGCCGCAGGCTAGCGCCTGCCGCCGGACGGCCCCGCGGGCACCGTGCGTTCCCGGCCGGGGGCGTGCCCGCAGCCCCCCGGTCACGCACATTGTCGGAGGTGAGGCGCAAGATAGGGGCATGGACCTGCCGATCAGCCTGCCGCTCTCGCCGATGCTGGCCAAAGCGGTCAAGACCATGCCCAAGGGCGATGTGCTGTACGAGCCG
This region includes:
- a CDS encoding pyrimidine reductase family protein, whose amino-acid sequence is MRMRRLSPEASPVDPAEEYAYPSGPASGPARPWLRANMIASVDGAATYDGRSGGLGGETDRRLFSLLRVLADAVIVGAGTVRAEGYGPARPDPAWERLRADRPATPALVIVSRSLRLDLDAPVFTAAPPDAPTIVLTTETADPGRLRAARDRAEVVTAGDDDVDFPTAVALLAGRGYSRLLCEGGPRILSQVAGADLLDELCLTVSPLLAAGASPRVLDGPPLPAPSGLRLAGALTDDEDFLFLRYVRRR
- a CDS encoding dihydrofolate reductase family protein, producing MRRLFPEPAADVDPYDAYAEGYGGARPGAPFLRIGMVMSVDGSVTDAEGWTDGLGGEADFRVFRTLRALADAILVGAATIRTGRVGPARLRPGLRERRGGPPAPIAVVSRTLDLDWSLPLFTRAETPTIVVTSRAAAEKATVPAPVRVLAAGERDVDLTAAVRALQAEHPRLLCEGGPSLATALIREGLAGELCLNIAPALLGGPRHTRLLTALPAEVPLDPAAVYLDDGVLFLRYRLRT